The Argopecten irradians isolate NY chromosome 6, Ai_NY, whole genome shotgun sequence genome has a window encoding:
- the LOC138325487 gene encoding uncharacterized protein yields the protein MFLPTTAAQMLAMESFAFDKMKSSRRKQSKPIRVSYSADSEGGPDPAAAFPPQKPPEVQEEFVNGAGSPGVDSEGPMEEDQRALNLERRSPMEHQISPSERELSSPLEEKQPTPVGKEMDALKEFPSKYHHLQQMSEEKCPPPIFPDMEAMRDSFPTKYHQLGSELYQGNQFDPNGEENGNELSEQNVNSDDTAQKYTDPNEEGRKLNGSGRIFHQDAYCEICDREFCNKYFLKTHKANKHGIFDPASSPFSMNSLPPSMPLPQELSPPQPILPPPSLMPPSSASSFKVMDFIQSLPASEPKPPKPAEPAKTPKLEQENTPVSNGNNSTSSNSNGGKVSKDMEDFCELCQKHFCNKYYLKKHKQDVHGIAPPEGSSTGKRGGGGRSKDLQAQLDAITSSAVASATSIAPPMIPHSMANMPGLPNMPPGVMVLNPFMAPMLIPAGSLMPPHSQLPTPPGMSQPLPMSASSPESSTTTTTSASLPNTPSDPMRGMPSSGMGVLNTEAYCELCRKEFCNKYFLKVHKANKHGMYLDEFPLGVPMGPGLPGTPFKPSSSIDSTAITSETPVSYSNSELNKMYAKPDSSPKPGTSLVTSSASQDNYVTYCNLCNQEFASKYTYRIHRIQVHGMLHEGLEGSLTEEFMRNVNSMREKEEAMAKISPGSRVEEPPMDNKVPENGMTTMFGNMVAAKLADRVTCDICNKELCNKYFLKVHKYKVHGVGTPNTDKQERLNKRMFVGDFDTIKNGKPVAPKMRNEKPHHSNQVKSEPKDFSLHSPQLPSSLPLPVLPKASEVPTDLSPSAVLDKPSHDELVKMGIDPEAYCEICKKEFCSKYFLRTHRLNIHGIRSEKSESPDMEKFSLANFMKNNNIMNNNNNSNNVNNNISMNNSISNSMNNIMSNNISNIMSNSMNSMNSMNNMMNNNNTNSSNNNNKPLNLSMSGNQKGKSGFEKHTWRWKEPVNSSRVSCDICNKEVCNKYFLRTHKLNKHGILPSESSLSPSLNNSPTTSDVETSSNSSLPTDLSVRDRNSSSPLGVRLDSNMIRMNEERLKQKMHDAPSRNFMKKMEDEAMASRYFNHYSEVCYLCDRRFKSSKWLKAHIMKDHAGMIPGVPMGARKNLMMGFDMGMEQRTCRLCDAVFPSELSMHLHMIQEHNAQVSLNTSQQSPSPPETPVENAPMPLPKRYLTGPKFSMKRRFSAKIKQRLYTCSICDYKSKWLNNVCSHEVKVHNIINKENMQVRQQGSHGLIVHKTVGNIKTYRCITCKRSFPSPILCHHHIREEHIRKRTFKVNNGKSAMRLSCDLCNFSTGFSKQLKHHMARVHTKRQAMSSMVGNNGVGMDDDDSGNTVRQQGSLHAQAVEDLQEDMSSDDQQSFHLEDCSSQSDFLTSVVKIPVKRRLSAPVTVTFLLTPMEQ from the coding sequence ATGTTTCTGCCAACCACTGCCGCACAAATGCTAGCCATGGAGTCATTTGCATTTGACAAAATGAAGTCAAGTCGTCGAAAACAAAGCAAACCTATACGGGTATCGTACAGTGCAGACAGCGAGGGAGGTCCAGATCCAGCTGCAGCCTTCCCACCTCAGAAACCACCTGAGGTTCAGGAAGAGTTTGTTAATGGCGCAGGTAGTCCTGGCGTAGACTCAGAGGGACCCATGGAGGAGGACCAGAGAGCCTTGAACTTGGAGCGAAGAAGTCCTATGGAGCACCAAATCTCACCTTCAGAAAGAGAACTAAGTAGTCCTCTGGAAGAAAAGCAGCCAACGCCTGTTGGTAAGGAGATGGATGCTCTAAAGGAATTCCCATCAAAGTATCATCATCTCCAACAAATGAGTGAGGAGAAATGCCCTCCACCAATCTTCCCAGATATGGAAGCTATGAGAGACTCATTTCCAACAAAGTACCACCAGCTTGGTAGTGAACTTTATCAAGGAAATCAGTTCGATCCGAACGGAGAGGAGAATGGAAATGAATTATCAGAGCAAAATGTGAATTCTGATGATACTGCACAAAAATACACAGACCCCAATGAGGAAGGACGTAAATTGAATGGTTCTGGCCGTATTTTCCATCAGGATGCATATTGTGAAATATGTGACCGTGAATTCTGTAATAAGTACTTTCTAAAGACTCACAAAGCTAACAAACATGGTATTTTCGACCCTGCCAGTTCGCCATTTTCTATGAATTCATTACCACCAAGTATGCCACTACCTCAGGAACTAAGTCCTCCTCAGCCCATTCTCCCTCCTCCTTCTTTGATGCCTCCATCATCTGCCTCATCTTTCAAAGTCATGGACTTCATTCAAAGTTTACCTGCCTCAGAACCTAAACCACCAAAACCAGCAGAACCTGCAAAGACACCTAAACTAGAGCAGGAAAACACTCCAGTGTCCAACGGAAACAATAGTACTAGCAGTAATAGCAATGGTGGTAAAGTTAGTAAGGACATGGAAGACTTTTGTGAACTTTGTCAGAAACACTTCTGTAACAAGTACTACCTCAAAAAACACAAGCAGGATGTGCATGGAATAGCTCCACCAGAGGGATCTTCAACTGGAAAGCGTGGTGGAGGCGGTCGATCCAAGGATTTGCAAGCACAACTTGATGCAATCACCTCATCAGCCGTGGCCTCTGCTACTTCGATAGCCCCACCAATGATACCTCATTCAATGGCCAACATGCCAGGTTTGCCCAACATGCCTCCTGGTGTCATGGTTTTGAATCCGTTCATGGCCCCAATGCTTATCCCTGCAGGATCACTGATGCCACCACACAGCCAGCTTCCAACGCCACCTGGAATGTCACAACCTCTTCCAATGTCTGCAAGTAGCCCAGAATCTTCCACAACCACCACAACTTCGGCAAGCTTACCGAACACTCCAAGTGATCCAATGCGTGGCATGCCTTCTAGTGGAATGGGAGTTCTGAATACAGAAGCTTACTGTGAATTGTGTCGGAAGGAATTTTGTAACAAATACTTTCTAAAAGTTCACAAAGCTAACAAGCATGGAATGTACTTGGATGAGTTTCCTCTTGGAGTGCCCATGGGACCTGGACTTCCAGGAACACCATTCAAACCTTCTTCTTCAATTGATTCAACCGCAATTACCTCAGAAACCCCAGTATCTTACTCTAATTCAGAGCTCAACAAAATGTACGCTAAGCCCGACTCCAGTCCCAAGCCAGGCACTTCTCTAGTCACTAGCTCTGCTAGCCAAGACAATTATGTGACCTATTGCAATTTATGCAACCAAGAATTTGCGAGCAAATATACATACCGCATTCATAGGATCCAGGTTCATGGTATGCTTCATGAAGGATTGGAAGGTTCTCTAACAGAGGAATTCATGAGGAATGTAAATTCTATGCGCGAGAAAGAGGAAGCGATGGCCAAGATATCTCCAGGATCTAGAGTTGAGGAACCACCCATGGACAATAAAGTTCCAGAAAACGGCATGACAACAATGTTTGGGAATATGGTTGCAGCAAAGCTTGCAGATAGAGTAACCTGTGATATCTGTAACAAGGAGTTGTGCAATAAATACTTTCTTAAGGtacataagtataaagttcATGGAGTCGGTACTCCAAACACTGACAAACAAGAGAGACTTAacaaaaggatgtttgttgGAGATTTTGATACAATCAAAAATGGAAAGCCCGTTGCACCAAAGATGAGAAATGAAAAACCTCATCACTCAAACCAAGTCAAGTCTGAACCAAAGGACTTCTCACTACACAGCCCACAATTGCCATCCTCCCTGCCGCTTCCAGTTCTTCCCAAGGCTAGTGAGGTCCCTACGGATCTCTCGCCGAGTGCAGTCCTCGATAAACCTTCTCATGATGAGCTTGTCAAGATGGGCATTGACCCTGAAGCTTATTGTGAAATCTGCAAAAAGGAATTTTGCAGCAAGTACTTTTTGAGGACGCATCGCCTCAATATTCATGGAATTCGAAGTGAAAAATCGGAATCTCCAGACATGGAAAAGTTTTCTCTTGCCAACTTCATGAAGAACAATAACATCATGAACAATAACAACAATTCTAATAATGTGAACAATAACATCAGTATGAACAATAGCATAAGTAACAGTATGAACAACATCATGAGCAACAATATCAGCAACATCATGAGCAACAGCATGAACAGCATGAACAGCATGAACAATATGATGAataacaacaatacaaacaGTTCAAATAACAACAACAAGCCCTTGAACTTAAGCATGAGTGGCAACCAAAAGGGCAAGAGCGGCTTTGAAAAGCACACCTGGAGATGGAAAGAACCCGTCAATTCCTCGCGCGTCAGTTGTGATATATGTAACAAGGAGGTTTGCAACAAATATTTTCTTCGTACTCACAAACTAAATAAGCATGGTATCTTGCCTAGTGAAAGTTcattgtcaccaagtttgaataATTCCCCAACTACCTCAGATGTGGAAACATCAAGTAACTCATCCTTGCCTACTGATCTCAGTGTTCGTGATAGGAACTCTAGCAGTCCTCTTGGAGTTAGACTCGACAGCAACATGATACGTATGAACGAGGAACGCTTAAAGCAAAAAATGCATGATGCGCCATCCCGAAATTTCATGAAGAAAATGGAGGATGAAGCCATGGCAAGTCGCTACTTCAATCACTACAGTGAAGTTTGTTATCTGTGTGATCGCCGCTTCAAGAGCAGCAAATGGTTGAAGGCTCACATCATGAAGGACCACGCCGGTATGATCCCAGGTGTTCCCATGGGAGCAAGAAAAAATCTGATGATGGGTTTTGATATGGGTATGGAACAGAGGACGTGCCGTCTTTGTGATGCTGTCTTTCCCAGCGAGTTGTCCATGCATCTTCACATGATCCAGGAACATAATGCTCAGGTCAGTCTCAACACTTCCCAGCAGTCACCGTCACCACCAGAAACACCAGTGGAGAATGCACCCATGCCTCTCCCAAAGAGGTATCTCACTGGTCCAAAGTTTTCAATGAAGCGTCGATTCAGCGCCAAAATCAAACAAAGACTGTACACATGTTCCATTTGTGACTACAAGAGCAAGTGGTTGAATAATGTGTGTTCTCATGAAGTGAAAGTGCATAATATCATCAATAAGGAAAACATGCAGGTTAGACAGCAGGGCAGTCATGGACTCATTGTTCATAAAACGGTCGGAAACATCAAAACCTATAGATGCATCACCTGTAAACGAAGCTTCCCATCTCCAATCCTCTGTCATCACCATATTAGGGAGGAACACATCCGTAAGAGGACTTTTAAAGTCAACAACGGAAAATCAGCTATGCGTCTATCGTGCGATTTGTGTAACTTTTCAACCGGCTTCTCCAAACAGCTTAAGCATCATATGGCTCGTGTCCATACCAAGAGGCAAGCCATGTCGTCAATGGTTGGTAACAACGGCGTGGGCATGGACGATGATGATTCAGGGAATACTGTACGTCAGCAAGGTAGTCTCCATGCCCAAGCTGTGGAGGACCTGCAGGAAGACATGTCTAGCGACGATCAGCAGTCATTCCATCTGGAGGACTGCTCCTCTCAGAGTGACTTTCTCACCTCCGTGGTGAAGATTCCAGTAAAGAGAAGGCTGAGTGCCCCagtgactgtaaccttcctccTAACCCCCATGGAACAGTGA